A part of Salmo trutta chromosome 15, fSalTru1.1, whole genome shotgun sequence genomic DNA contains:
- the palm2akap2 gene encoding palm2 and akap2 fusion isoform X4 — translation MTSQPEERHGQGRNVTGRKVEEGEEKVLGERKRIDRKSSKASEDASDDLKRDRTERKSVSFLDSVSVISTGGGDSSTTTSIMEVEAHPDTCYTSQGLNSLGKKHQTQPLDTEVAQEIAYLDEVLEANCCDPEVDTMPLPSNGTAKPERDPREVSIDGTGPSVHVSNTDTQSPQTNHEVIVEGRKQTTFIDHQEVNNTSNSKPDGHSGPMGEHENYRNQGGETTSPTVMTIKKEARFELRAFQEEKKPSKLFDPCEKEVRVKKVRPSEEVAELERERLELIRGQAVKKNPGMGTKWWNPPQEKSLEEELEPDKLESHRKYEERKQQRRSEITWGSSQTYAQYSMTFEPGFDPESNRDPAEVLQNTKEDIVVEQIDFSAARKQFLQIEHARQQQAERSQVTAPKRGVAPQLYSAKPFSRAPDSFTHVDRSSSSVTVGYSSCLGSPLEANNVTTTTTVRTEGIYCSQGEAQSPTTTLGQGEPRNSGPKEASMDNREGDGDFTCARAVMTILKDEGDSELCSSSLSLQHRSSSQSFHSPSTSLSCHPEECDSGLDELSLRSQDTTVLETLSNDFSMDNISDSDASNETMSAYLGETSLGEYSFPSTPQATTPVNGKMEEGTLRSPGERRLGRGPSEEELEYHAELLVQSAIQHALMNQSQQGEEWQGIPRAAPQSFPYPLPERHLDLDVLPPSSGMLSPPPLEHQSPTPLDHPPALLDLHSPPSPQLRSPPSSLQQWPTPHQSLQSPSPQYQSSPSQTPQQQSPPAQFQLSPTQHQSPPPQQQSPPAQSEKPTYAPPPRRSSSGGPKILVQSALSRSLALNPDPVPVRTPVHIPPRPVEPYQPPELSPTPSEKDQFSYFSKYSEAAELRSTAEATRTQETEQSTGPFKLRSRKQRTLSMIEEEIRAAQEREEDLKKQRQSLGAVRSGPGPRTNQTGRPKTMPINSADKQKTNSLPAKLSLSGSLPPTKLTSKTAPGKIEKIRPVPPASPSSFEGPLPSPLSDLSSDDSGGSGRPKNFMQTLMEDYETHKVKRREKVEDNSYTCLMRSRKDTTEVLEATRVTRRKSNMALRWEAGLYANEDGEEEEEEEEEEEEEEEEEEEEE, via the exons AAATCCTCCAAGGCATCAGAGGATGCCAGTGATGATCTGAAGAGAGACAGAACGGAGAGAAAGAGCGTCAGTTTTCTTGACTCTGTCAGTGTGATCTCAACGGGCGGAGGAGACAGCAGTACCACCACCAGCATCATGGAGGTGGAGGCCCACCCTGATACCTGCTACACCAGCCAAGGGCTCAACAGCCTGGGCAAAAAACACCAGACCCAACCCCTGGACACAGAGGTGGCCCAGGAGATAGCCTACCTGGATGAGGTGTTGGAGGCTAACTGCTGCGACCCAGAGGTTGATACCATGCCATTGCCCTCTAACGGGACAGCGAAACCTGAGAGAGACCCCAGGGAGGTCAGTATTGACGGAACTGGGCCGTCCGTCCACGtctccaacacagacacacaatcccCACAGACCAACCATGAGGTCATAGTAGAAGGCAGGAAGCAAACCACCTTCATAGACCACCAGGAAGTCAATAACACCAGCAACTCCAAACCCGACGGCCACTCTGGCCCAATGGGAGAGCATGAGAACTACAGGAACCAGGGAGGAGAGACAACATCCCCCACTGTGATGACCATCAAGAAGGAGGCACGTTTCGAGTTGCGGGCATTCCAGGAGGAGAAGAAGCCTTCCAAGCTGTTCGACCCGTGTGAGAAGGAGGTGCGCGTGAAGAAGGTGCGTCCGTCAGAGGAGGTGGCAGAGCTGGAGAGGGAGCGGCTGGAGCTGATCCGAGGCCAGGCCGTGAAGAAGAACCCTGGCATGGGCACAAAATGGTGGAACCCTCCTCAGGAGAAAAGCCTGGAGGAGGAGCTGGAGCCAGACAAACTTGAGTCACACAGGAAGTACGAGGAGAGGAAGCAGCAGCGGAGGTCAGAGATCACCTGGGGGTCGTCCCAGACGTACGCCCAGTACTCCATGACCTTTGAGCCCGGCTTTGACCCTGAGTCCAACCGGGACCCGGCAGAGGTTCTCCAGAACACCAAGGAGGACATCGTTGTGGAGCAGATAGACTTCTCCGCCGCCAGGAAGCAGTTCCTCCAGATAGAACACGCCAGGCAGCAGCAGGCCGAGAGGTCACAGGTCACAGCCCCGAAGAGAGGCGTAGCACCTCAGCTCTACTCGGCCAAGCCCTTCTCCAGAGCACCAGATAGCTTCACCCATGTGGATAGATCCTCCAGCTCCGTcacagtgggttacagtagttGCCTGGGCTCGCCACTAGAGGCCAACAACGTCACCACCACAACTACAGTCAGGACAGAGGGGATCTACTGCAGCCAGGGAGAGGCCCAGTCCCCCACTACTACCTTGGGACAGGGAGAGCCCAGGAACAGTGGCCCCAAGGAGGCCTCGATGGACAACAGAGAAGGCGATGGAGACTTCACCTGCGCCCGGGCCGTCATGACCATCCTGAAAGATGAGGGAGACTCTGAGCTGTGTTCCTCATCCCTGTCCCTGCAGCATCGTTCCTCCTCTCAATCCTTCCACTCCCCCAGCACCTCCCTGTCCTGCCACCCAGAGGAGTGTGACTCCGGGCTGGACGAGCTCTCCCTGCGTTCCCAGGATACTACTGTTCTGGAGACCCTGTCCAACGACTTCAGCATGGACAACATCTCCGACAGCGATGCGTCCAATGAGACCATGTCGGCCTACCTGGGGGAGACGTCTCTGGGGGAGTACTCCTTCCCCTCCACCCCCCAGGCCACCACGCCCGTCAATGGCAAGATGGAGGAAGGCACCCTCAGGTCCCCCGGGGAGCGGCGCCTTGGTCGGGGTCCGTCGGAGGAAGAGCTGGAGTACCATGCAGAGCTCCTGGTGCAGAGTGCCATCCAGCATGCCCTTATGAACCAGTCACAGCAGGGCGAAGAGTGGCAGGGGATCCCCCGTGCCGCCCCACAGTCCTTCCCCTACCCGCTCCCAGAGAGGCACCTAGACTTAGACGTCCTGCCGCCATCTTCTGGGATGCTCTCACCTCCACCCCTAGAGCACCAGTCACCCACACCTCTAGACCACCCTCCAGCACTCCTAGATCTCCACTCACCTCCATCCCCCCAACTTCGCTCACCCCCAAGCTCACTGCAGCAGTGGCCAACACCTCACCAGTCCCTCCAGTCACCCTCACCCCAGTACCAATCAAGTCCATCACAAACCCCCCAGCAGCAGTCACCACCAGCTCAGTTCCAGTTAAGTCCAACCCAACATCAGTCTCCTCCCCCCCAGCAGCAGTCCCCCCCAGCCCAGAGTGAGAAACCTACCTACGCCCCTCCTCCCCGGAGGTCCTCTTCCGGAGGTCCTAAAATCCTCGTCCAGTCCGCCCTCAGTCGCTCACTGGCCCTAAACCCAGACCCCGTCCCAGTCCGCACCCCCGTCCACATCCCTCCTCGCCCTGTAGAGCCCTACCAGCCTCCAGAGCTGTCGCCGACCCCCAGCGAGAAGGACCAGTTCAGTTACTTCTCTAAGTACTCCGAGGCGGCCGAGCTCCGCAGCACCGCAGAAGCCACCAGAACCCAGGAGACGGAGCAGAGCACCGGGCCATTCAAGCTGCGCTCCCGGAAGCAGAGGACCCTGTCCATGATTGAGGAGGAGATCCGCGCGGcgcaggagagagaagaagatctGAAGAAGCAGCGGCAGAGCCTGGGAGCGGTTCGATCCGGACCGGGCCCCAGAACAAACCAGACAGGGAGGCCCAAAACAATGCCTATCAACTCCGCGGACAAGCAGAAGACCAACAGCCTACCCGCCAAACTAAGCCTCTCAGGCAGCCTGCCGCCCACAAAACTCACCAGCAAGACGGCACCAG GTAAGATAGAGAAGATTCGTCCTGTGCCCCCTGCTTCCCCATCCTCGTTTGAGGGTCCTCTGCCGTCGCCCCTCTCGGACCTGAGCAGTGATGACTCCGGGGGCAGCGGTCGCCCCAAAAACTTCATGCAGACCCTGATGGAGGACTATGAGACTCACAAAGTGAAGCGCCGGGAGAAAGTAGAGGACAACAGC